Within Porites lutea chromosome 2, jaPorLute2.1, whole genome shotgun sequence, the genomic segment ACTTAAAAGCGGTTTTAAACGGAGACATTAAGACACGTTAAGGTGAACAGGTAGGGGTTACCCAGGCACACATCCAGGGTAGTTAACATTTACATGGGGAAACCAGAAAATGTGGtaagaaaatcaaatggttcgcgcCATTCCGTTTGGGAATCTTCTCTTTTTCAGTCTGTTCAGCTGATCTGGAGATACTTTGTGGTAGGTCGTTCTCCCACCACCTCAAATTctatagttttatgtttatgcacaaaATTCCAGTAGGTGGTTTGCGTAAATGGCAAGCACCCCTAGGTTACCTGGTAGAACGATTGGGGAGATCATGGTctgcttaaaaaaaaacctacgTGGCAAACATGTTCTCCTACCCGTAGGCAAACGCGGTGAATCCTAAGGTTCCTAATTTCTATATTATCTTTCCCTAACTTTGAAATGCAATACAACACCACTTACCTAGCACCAAGGGCGGAGCTGTTAACAGTTCTTGGACTGAAGAACGAGGAACTAGTTCCCAGTTCCTCTGCCTCATTCAGCACGGTAGTAAAATGGGAGAAACCACTTTTTACACTAAGCAACGTCAGCTATTACGTATACGGTACTACCGAGGAAATCAAGGGGCAGATGAAACGAAGAGCTATTCGTCTCAGCAACAAGAATACAACGGTGAGTTACTTTTTTGTTGCTGCTGTCAGCAAGCCGACATATGAGAGCATTAACTGCGACGAAACTTTGAATAATTCAATTATAACAAATTCGATTACACGTTCATTCCAAATAGGAATTAAAGGCGCCTGTCCAAAAAATTAAACATATCGCGGCAAAGGTTGAAAATtcgattttatttcatttagatAGGCTACGGTATAACTAAAATAAttgtatgttttatttttcggtgaaatatgtttttatttcaaaggTAAATGGAAGTAACCAAAATCCGTTCAAATTGCCATTTGAGGCGCTCAACTATTACGCGGGTTTGATAGCCTCGCGtgcaaattaaaacaaatcattttaccgaattaaaatattgttacagtCATCTTTTAAAACTTCTAAATATCCGTGAAAATGATTTTGGAAAACAGTTCGTTGTTCTTTGTATATAGAataattcaatttttaaggCATACAGTTTGCTTCAACAAAAGTTaggtgtgaaaaaaaaattcacaatgTGCGAAACATTCAAATCGACTAAGCTTCTGCTGGTTGAATGTTAGAAGGACGATCTACAGactactgtaaaaaaaaaaaaagaaaaattgggcaaatcATTACAAACGACGCGagagcttttcaaaatccttgaaaataCAGATATTTGACTTTTTGCGGTCAACTGACGCCGGCTTTGATGTTGCGAGTCAGACCGGCAAATACAAAACGCACATTAATAGGTAAAAATGAGCatatggaaaaataataaaaacgttTAAACCTTACAATCTGCTGTAAAAGATGGGTCCTAGGACATTTTCGCACAATTCTCGCGGTCGTTCGTCGCATAAAGTGCAACGTGCAATTTACACTGCGACAACTGTCAACGGGTCGCTAAAAACAATGatcattcattttattattcacTCATTCATTACTGCGTCTATGATTGGTTTAATTCGCCTAGCAAATTCTTCGTAACCAGGTTGCAATGACCAAATCTGGAAGACGTTTGCCGACGGCAGTTGTACAGAAATCGAGAGAAAAGGGGAAGGCGGAACGCGCGGTAGTTCAGCTGTGTTGGCAGATCGTCAAAAATTCTGGAAGATTTAACTCACACGTTTGCGAAGACAAAATAGCCGTACTACCGGCTAAAAACCTATTAATGATAGCAAAAATACCAATGAACGGACGAAGAATGTCTGCTAAAATAAACATCTATTCATAAGTTAAAACTGCCAAGGAACAgacaaatattttgaagacTGAAACTTTATAAATGGGttgaggtaagcatgttttgttgaaactggaaatgaaataaacTAATTATTAGATTCAGCTCTACATggtatgaagaattatgcagatcgatgggggggggggaagggttgGGTGATGAGGGATTATCCGCccataattagggctaggagacaaaggaaatttaaaaatatacatagatatttacctaggtaaaaaaaTTTCCCTGAAGTTAATTGTGACCTATTACATAAAGGAAGCAAAATAAAAACGGGTTTTTACAGCAGTTTTCGTtccaatttgtttgtttgtttgtttgtatattCTTTACAGACAGAAACCAGTGTCATTATAGATGGAATTTACCAAAACGAGACGGTCGAATTTCAGGTGAGCGGATGAAGGGTGGCCTACTAAGTTTGAGTCTTTGCAAGTCTGCATTACCAACAACTTTTGTTTGATATCGTTAGGGCCGAAATTTTACATTGTTATTAACAGGTAGTCTGGTAACTCTAGGGGTTTGGCTATTGGGAAGAGGCGATTATTACTTAAATAAGCACCTGTTTAGGAGAGGGGGCCATTTAAAAGGCCCTTATTCTAGTATCTAACTAAAAAAACCCTTCTCTCCCAAACTTGGGTGCTGCCCGTGCAAATGACTTACTAAACGCTTCAGAGCACGCGGGCATCAAAATCAGAACGCATGGGCACCAATATCCGATTTGTCGTTGAGAAGGTGGTTCCTTAATATGCTTTGGTTTATCCAGTGCTAGTGGGCATTTACTGAGTTTTTATTTGTCCTTTTTGTTAAACgtatgaaaaaaattttcagtttctttattttgtggTTTATCCATCTAGTTAATAAGTTTGTGAGTTAGTTTGCTAttaagagccattttctgaggaaatcgagaatcgcaagacactcgtcaaaaaatcgaattttttattattttgccaaaacatcccttttagtgacctaatttaaggaaaaatagttttgggttcaaacgattcattttaaaggagaaattaaaaaaagtttaaaaaatcgattttattcctgtttttcgaacaaaacacgacaggatgcaatggcaacttcgagagaagggtgaacgcgtaagaaacattccctgacactgacacttcaccgaattattattttgttcttactcttgaaaaccttagaagaaaaattgaaaaacaatgtcttatatttttataatcgacaagtctaaagaggtcatatttgtgacgttagacatgctagaa encodes:
- the LOC140928481 gene encoding uncharacterized protein, which translates into the protein MIKGNVTKPELYLSEIRPKETVRLKVTPMYENRYIQKIESEVMETAPAPRAELLTVLGLKNEELVPSSSASFSTVVKWEKPLFTLSNVSYYVYGTTEEIKGQMKRRAIRLSNKNTTVSYFFVAAVSKPTYESINCDETLNNSIITNSITRSFQIGIKGACPKN